The DNA region CGGCTCCACAGCCGCGAGGAGTACTCGGGATCCGGTATCGGCCTGGCGCTCTGTAAGCGCATCATCGAGCGTCACGGCGGCGACATTTGGGTCGATGCTGAACTCGGAGAGGGGGCGACGTTTTCGGTTACGCTCCCGGCCCCTGAGACGTGAGCGCCTTCTGCCGTACACTGCGAGACGTCGGTACGGGCCCGGCGGACCCACGATTCGAGCCAGTGACTTCTCGAGTCAACACGACTATACCGTCCACGCCGAATGCACGCCCATGTCCACGACTCGAGGCGCGATCATCGTCGGCGCCTCCTCCGGCATCGGGGAAGCGCTCGCCCGCGAACTCGCCGAAGAGGGGTACGAACTCGGCCTCGCGGCGAGGCGAACCGAGCGGCTGACGTCGATCGGCGAGTCTCTACCGACGAACACCTACGTCGCGACGATGGACGTCACCGACGTCGAGGACGCCAGGGACGGTTTCGAGGACCTGGTCGAGGCCATGCCGCCGGTCGACCTGGTCGTCCTCAGTGCCGGCGTCGGTGGCCCCAACCACGGCCTTGAGTGGGAGCACGAACGGGAGACCATCGACGTCAACGTCCGCGGCTTTACCGCGCTGGCAACGGCGGCGATGGAGTACTTCGAGAATCGCCAGGCGTTCGAGAGCGAGCGCGACGGCCACCTCGTCGGCATTTCGTCGGTCGCATCTCGGTTCGGGAACCCCAGCTCCCCCGCCTACAACGCCTCGAAAGCGTTCGTCTCGACGTACCTCGAGGGGCTCCGGTATCGGCAATCGAAACGAGCGGCCGACGTGACGATTACGACTGTCGAACCCGGATTCGTCGACACCGAGCTCATGCTCGCGGACGACCCGTTCTGGGTCAGTTCGCCGGAGACCGCGGCTACACAGATCGCTCGAGCGATCCGGCGGGAGCGCTCGCACGTCTACGTCACCCGGCGCTGGCGGCTGGTCGCGTGGCTGTTCGAGGCGTTGCCCGAGCCGGTGGTTCGGCGAATAATGACCTGAGTCTGCGTCGAAGCGCGAGGCTGCTCACTCAGGAACAGAATCGGTTGCAACTCACTCGAGCCCGAGCACCGCGGGCCGCTCGAGTTCGAGGTCGTACTCACCGACCGCCTCGACCTCGACGGTCGGCCAGTCGTCGGCATCGCTGCCAGCGTCCGTCAACGTCTTGAAGCCGTCGTCCGAGACCAGAACGGTATCCTCGCTCTTGGCGCCCTGGACGGTCGGATTCCAGGCGTAGGCCATCGGCGCGGTCACGGGCGCTTCGTGGTCCGGGGTCGCGATCCACTCGCGTCCGGCGAAGCCGGCGGCACCGCCCTGGTGGTGGTGCTCCCACTCGCCGGCGTGGCCGAGGGCGTCGTAGGCCGTCTGAATCTCGGCGAAGACGTCGCCGGCGGTGCCGCCCGCCGCGGCAGCGTCCCGGGTCGCGGCCAGCGCGGTCGTCTCGACCCGGGCGGCGTGACGGTGGCGCTCTTCGAGCCACTCCGGCGGGTCGAAGGCGACGGCGCGGGTGCAACTGGCGTGCAGGCCGTGGCGCTGGGTGGTCACCGAGACGAGCGCGTAGTCGCCGAACTCGACGGGTTTGGGGGTGTAGTGGCGGTATTGCTGCGCGCGTTCGGAACCACCGACGAGGACGACGGGCGCCTCGATGTTTCGGGCGGCGAGTGAAACCGTGAGCGCCGCGGTGACCTCGTCTTCGGTGTCATCGGGCTGGAGCTCACGGCAGACGGCCTCGACGGCCGCCGCCGTCTCTCGGCCGAGGTCGCGGTAGCGCTCGCGGTCGGTCGCCGTCAGCGGCTGGCGAACCGTCGTGGGATCGAGGCGCTCGAGGCCGGGGACGTCGACGTCCGCGGCTGCTTGGCCCTCCACGCGTTCGGCAATCGCCTCGACGAGCGAGCGTTCGTACCAGGGGAACGATTCCCGGGTTACCGATACACCTGCGGCCTCGAGGTCGGGCAGTTCTTCCTCGTAGAGACGGTCGATCTCGATGGTATCAGCCAGCAGTGTCACCTCGTCGCCGTCGTAGCCGAGGGCCCCGACGCCGAGGTCGCCCTCGCGGTCGACGACCGAACTACCGCCGCTCAGCCACGCGAACGAGTTCGGGCGGGCGAACCAGACTGACTCCAGGTCGGTCGCCTCGAGAGTGGCGTCCAGTCGCTCGAGTTTTTCCATGCCGGTGGGTCGGGTGGCGGGTTCTTGAATCCGACGAAGGGCGCGTCTCGGTGTCGCTGACGCGCCGCATCGATGGTGTTCGGCCCGGTTCCCACGCGGTGGGACGAACGCGGACGATTCAAATACGGGCGCACCCAATCACCGCTTAGAGACCGTGTCGTACGATACTCACACGTCCGATTCCTCGCGTTTACCGATCGACCTCGGTCGACGGGGGTTCTCCGCCCTGCTCACCGTGACGGTCGCGCTCGTGGCGGGAACGATCGTTCTCGGCGTCGCCACGCGAACGACCGGTTCGGGGCTGGCCTGCGACGCCAACTGGCCGGTCTGTGACGGCGGCTTTCTGAACCTGCTCCCGCAGGGACGGCCGAGCTTCTGGGAGTGGTTCCATCGCCTCGTTGCGATGTTCGCCGGGTTCGCCATCGTCGCCTCCGCACTCGTCGGGTACTTCGACGAGGCCGTCGATCGACGGATCACGGGCCTCGTGGTGGCCGGAGCGCTGCTCACGCCGATCCAGGTGCTGCTCGGCCGAGAGACCGTCCTCACCTACGAGTACGAGATCCTCAACCTTCACTTCTGGACGGCCATCGTGATCTTCGTCTGCTTCGTCCTCGCACTCGTTATCGCCCTGCGCCATCGCCTTTCGGGTCGACACCTCGTCGCCGCACTCGTCGTCGCGGCCCTCACGGTCCCGGCCCAGGTGATCCTGAGCCCGCTGTTCATTTCACAGAACACGCCCACGACCCTGACGATCCAGATGGTGTTGCTCCTGACGCTCGTCGGCGCCGTCGTCTTGGCGACGGTCGTCGGCCGCGCTGTTCTCGAGAGACGGTTCCCTCGCGTGGCGATCGGTGCGGGCGTCGGACTGACCGCAGTAACGCTGTTCCTCAGC from Natronosalvus rutilus includes:
- a CDS encoding SDR family NAD(P)-dependent oxidoreductase, whose protein sequence is MSTTRGAIIVGASSGIGEALARELAEEGYELGLAARRTERLTSIGESLPTNTYVATMDVTDVEDARDGFEDLVEAMPPVDLVVLSAGVGGPNHGLEWEHERETIDVNVRGFTALATAAMEYFENRQAFESERDGHLVGISSVASRFGNPSSPAYNASKAFVSTYLEGLRYRQSKRAADVTITTVEPGFVDTELMLADDPFWVSSPETAATQIARAIRRERSHVYVTRRWRLVAWLFEALPEPVVRRIMT
- a CDS encoding M24 family metallopeptidase, which gives rise to MEKLERLDATLEATDLESVWFARPNSFAWLSGGSSVVDREGDLGVGALGYDGDEVTLLADTIEIDRLYEEELPDLEAAGVSVTRESFPWYERSLVEAIAERVEGQAAADVDVPGLERLDPTTVRQPLTATDRERYRDLGRETAAAVEAVCRELQPDDTEDEVTAALTVSLAARNIEAPVVLVGGSERAQQYRHYTPKPVEFGDYALVSVTTQRHGLHASCTRAVAFDPPEWLEERHRHAARVETTALAATRDAAAAGGTAGDVFAEIQTAYDALGHAGEWEHHHQGGAAGFAGREWIATPDHEAPVTAPMAYAWNPTVQGAKSEDTVLVSDDGFKTLTDAGSDADDWPTVEVEAVGEYDLELERPAVLGLE
- a CDS encoding COX15/CtaA family protein is translated as MSYDTHTSDSSRLPIDLGRRGFSALLTVTVALVAGTIVLGVATRTTGSGLACDANWPVCDGGFLNLLPQGRPSFWEWFHRLVAMFAGFAIVASALVGYFDEAVDRRITGLVVAGALLTPIQVLLGRETVLTYEYEILNLHFWTAIVIFVCFVLALVIALRHRLSGRHLVAALVVAALTVPAQVILSPLFISQNTPTTLTIQMVLLLTLVGAVVLATVVGRAVLERRFPRVAIGAGVGLTAVTLFLSRESVMTVSSALDLLYVLAAGALIVALLAGAWASRAELRGGQSGASRSS